CGCGCGGCATCGGGTTGCGCCGCCCAGCCTTCGAGCAAACGGGCTTGCTCGGGGGGCTTGGCGGTGAGGAAGAATTCGCCCTCGCTGGCCTGGGTTGCCAGGGGTATGAGCAGGAGCAGGGTGAGCAGGAGTCTGAGCATGCGAGTAATCCTGGAAATCGGCGGTGGATTCTTCGCGGGACAAGCCCGCTCCCACAGTGGACCTGTGTAAAGCAATCCCTGTGGGAGCGGGCTTGCCCCGCGAATGGGCCGCAAGGCGGCCCCATGCACTCAGTTACCTTTCACTGCATAGTCCGGGCGTTTGTCGTTACCCGGAATGAACGGGCTCCAAGGCTGTGCGCGCAATGGCTGCTCGGTTTCCCAGACCACGCTGAACTGCCCGTCATCCTGGATCTCGCCGATCATCACCGGCTTGTGCAGGTGGTGGTTGGTCTTGTCCATGGTCAGGGTGAAACCGGACGGGGCCTGGAAGCTCTGGCCAGCCAACGCCTCGCGCACCTTGTCGACATCGGTGGACTGGGCTTTCTCGGCCGCCTGCGCCCACATGTGGATGCCCACGTAGGTGGCCTCCATCGGGTCGTTGGTCACGGCTTTGTCAGCGCCGGGCAGGTTCTTGGCTTTGGCGTAGGCCTTCCAGTCGGCGACGAACTTCTGGTTGACCGGGTTATCCACCGACTCGAAGTAGTTCCACGCCGCCAGGTGGCCCACCAGCGGCTTGGTGTCGATGCCGCGCAGCTCTTCTTCGCCTACCGAGAACGCCACCACCGGCACGTCGGTGGCCTTCAGGCCCTGGTTGGCCAGCTCCTTGTAGAACGGCACGTTGGAGTCGCCGTTGACGGTGGAGATGACTGCCGTTTTGCCGCCGGCGGAGAACTTCTTGATGTTGGCGACGATGGTCTGGTAGTCGCTGTGGCCGAATGGCGTGTAGACCTCTTCGATGTCCTTGTCGGCTACGCCTTTGCTGTGCAAGAAGGCGCGCAAGATCTTGTTGGTGGTGCGCGGGTAGACGTAGTCGGTGCCCAGCAGGAAGAAACGCTTGGCGCTGCCGCCGT
The sequence above is drawn from the Pseudomonas putida genome and encodes:
- the urtA gene encoding urea ABC transporter substrate-binding protein, which gives rise to MKRRSLIKAFTLSASIAAMGLSWSIQAAETIKVGILHSLSGTMAISETSLKDMALMTIEQINAKGGVNGKMLEAVVVDPASNWPLFAEKSRQLLTQDKVAVVFGCWTSVSRKSVLPVFEELNGLLFYPVQYEGEEMSPNVFYTGAAPNQQAIPAVEYLMSEDGGSAKRFFLLGTDYVYPRTTNKILRAFLHSKGVADKDIEEVYTPFGHSDYQTIVANIKKFSAGGKTAVISTVNGDSNVPFYKELANQGLKATDVPVVAFSVGEEELRGIDTKPLVGHLAAWNYFESVDNPVNQKFVADWKAYAKAKNLPGADKAVTNDPMEATYVGIHMWAQAAEKAQSTDVDKVREALAGQSFQAPSGFTLTMDKTNHHLHKPVMIGEIQDDGQFSVVWETEQPLRAQPWSPFIPGNDKRPDYAVKGN